A window of the Desulfobacula toluolica Tol2 genome harbors these coding sequences:
- a CDS encoding nucleoside deaminase — MIKRFYMLFFVVLFFAGITWAFDGDKEKLITLEKRIASYSINNSFKDDLFGLAVVKNALVSIQEGSGGIGACLVDSSTGKVVEYGRNRQYTTYFRSDLHAEMDLLNRYEDRVQKKRTSNKDNTPRDCKDLVLITSVEPCPMCLTRIINSGIKTVLYVVEDKQGGMATRIDSLPPFWRKFAADREFRQADCSPEIRKIAHDLFHFSHRNFVGKRVK, encoded by the coding sequence ATGATAAAAAGATTTTATATGTTATTTTTTGTTGTTCTTTTTTTTGCCGGTATCACCTGGGCATTTGACGGAGACAAAGAAAAGCTCATCACACTCGAAAAGAGAATCGCGTCGTACTCCATAAATAATTCCTTTAAAGACGATTTGTTCGGTCTGGCCGTTGTGAAAAATGCTCTTGTGTCAATTCAAGAAGGCTCCGGCGGCATCGGGGCCTGTCTTGTGGACAGTTCAACCGGCAAGGTTGTGGAATATGGCCGTAACCGCCAGTATACGACTTATTTTCGCAGTGATCTTCATGCTGAAATGGATCTTCTTAACAGGTATGAAGACAGGGTGCAAAAAAAACGGACATCAAATAAAGATAACACTCCCAGGGACTGTAAAGATCTTGTTTTGATTACTTCGGTGGAACCCTGTCCCATGTGCCTGACACGAATCATCAATTCGGGAATCAAAACAGTTCTTTATGTGGTGGAAGACAAACAGGGGGGGATGGCGACGCGCATTGACAGCCTGCCGCCGTTCTGGCGCAAGTTTGCTGCTGACCGGGAATTCAGACAAGCAGACTGTTCGCCGGAAATCAGGAAAATCGCCCATGACCTGTTTCATTTTTCTCATAGAAACTTTGTTGGAAAAAGAGTAAAGTAA
- a CDS encoding class I SAM-dependent methyltransferase, with protein sequence MTTENPYKDDTEDRKAARAMDEIVKTVFAPIYPLIAEQIKSKHGIVTGNCIDLGSGPAALSIALARITDLNLYALDQSVHSYAIATANIEEQGLAERITPVRGNVEDMPFDDNYADLIVSRGSVFFWEDLKAAFNEIYRVLKPGGKTHIGGGFGSAELKKSIFMEMAKKDGEFAQKSKGRMNPENMKRIKTALNNSHASQYDMTQSDAGFWIHITKE encoded by the coding sequence ATGACGACCGAGAATCCATACAAAGATGATACAGAAGATCGTAAAGCTGCCAGAGCAATGGATGAGATTGTCAAAACCGTGTTTGCACCTATTTATCCGTTGATTGCCGAACAGATCAAATCCAAACACGGCATTGTCACCGGCAACTGCATTGATCTTGGCAGCGGCCCTGCAGCCCTGTCCATTGCTCTTGCCAGGATTACGGATCTGAACCTGTATGCCCTGGATCAGTCAGTACACAGCTATGCCATTGCAACTGCCAATATTGAAGAACAGGGCCTGGCTGAAAGGATTACCCCGGTGAGAGGAAATGTAGAAGACATGCCTTTTGATGATAATTATGCCGATCTTATTGTTTCCAGGGGTTCTGTTTTTTTCTGGGAAGATCTGAAAGCTGCGTTTAACGAAATTTACAGGGTACTTAAACCCGGCGGGAAAACTCATATAGGCGGCGGATTTGGCTCTGCTGAACTGAAAAAATCCATTTTCATGGAAATGGCCAAAAAAGATGGTGAGTTTGCTCAAAAAAGCAAAGGCCGGATGAATCCTGAAAATATGAAAAGGATTAAAACCGCCCTGAACAACTCCCATGCGTCTCAATATGACATGACACAGTCGGATGCTGGATTCTGGATTCACATTACAAAGGAGTAA